Genomic DNA from Niabella ginsenosidivorans:
GCTCCCCCAGCATTTTTGCGCCTATAAATACCAGCACAATTGCGATGCCCTGCTGCAGGTAATCGAATTTATTTACGGCGCCCCTTAACAGGAAGAACAGGGAGCGCAGCCCTAAAACGGCAAAAATATTAGAGGTGTAAATGATCATCGGGTGCCTGGAAATACCCATTACTGCCGGTATGGAATCCAATGCAAATACCAGGTCAATGCCCGCCAGCATCAGCACCACCACAAACAGCAGAGTATATCTTTTCTTTCCGTTTTCATGAACGGCAAATTTACCGTTGCCATCATGCGGCACCAGGGGAATCACTTTTTTGATCCATTTATAAATAGCATAATCATGGGGATCTTTTTCTTTTCCATCCTCTTTGGAAGCAAACATCTTAATGCCCGTATAAAGCAGGAAGGCGCCAAAAATATAGAGTACCCAGTTAAAACGCTGTACCAGCGCAACGCCCAGCGTAATAAAAATAATGCGCAAAACAATAGCCATTAAAATACCAATGAGCAAAACACGGCCGTAGTGTTTTTGTTTTACGTCAAAGGCTGAAAATATAAGGATAAAAACAAATATATTATCAATGCTGAGGCTCCATTCCATAAGGTAGGCACTGATATATTCAAAAGCGAAGGTTTTGCCATCTTCCCACCATACAAATACAAAAAAACACAGCGACAGGATGACCCAGAAAACGGTTTGCAGCAGCGCCTGCCGGATCGTTACCACCTTATTTCGTTTGCTCAGTAATCCCAGATCAAAGATCAGCGCAAATACGATCACTACCCCAAAAACAAGGTACGTGATTTGTTCATGTGTCATTTATTGAGTTTTTGTGCGTGGATTTTTGTTTAAACGGCAAAGCTTTCCCCGCAGGCACAGGTTCTGGATGCATTGGGGTTATTAAAATAAAAACCTTTACCGCTTAACCCTTCAGAAAACTCAAGGGTAGTGTCCAGCAGGTAAAGCAGGCTTTTCATATCGGTAACTACTTTAACGCCATTATCTTCAAACACCTGGTCCATAGGTTTTTGCTCTTTGTCAAAATCCAGCCGGTAGCTAAGGCCGGAGCAACCTCCGCTTACAACGCTTACCCGCAAAAAATAACCGGCCTCATCCGCTGCCTCTTTTTCAGCAAGAATCTCTTTAATACGTTTTTTTGCACTTTCACTTACGTAAATATTACCGGGGATTGTATTTTTTGCAATTTCAGTCATTTTTTTCTTTTATCAGAACTAATAAAAACAGCATAGCCACCGGAAAGGTTCAGTTTTTACTGTTTTCTGTCAAGGCAAAGATAGCTCAGAACCGGCAACGATGCAAGAACGGTAATCGTCTTACGCTGTCATACGCCCGGACAAAGCCTCGGAAAAAACTGATACCTATAAAGTTATGTAAACAGGGATCAGCAGGTGCTGCTGCCGGCCAAGGCAAAATAGCTGTTTATTAAAACTTCTATTCCGCAGATGTGTTGTATTTTTACACTTATTTTAAAAATCATGGATTTACAGGATCTTTATAAAAAAGCAGCGGCGTTTGAGTTTTTAAGTGCGGAAGAGGGCGTCTTTTTGTATCATAACGCGCCCCTTGCAGAGCTGATGTTCATTGCAGATGAACTGCGTAAAAAGCAGGTTCCCCATGGTAAAGTAACCTGGCAGATCGACCGTAATGTAAACACGACCAATGTTTGCATTGCCAATTGCAAGTTTTGTAATTTTTTCCGCATACCCGGCCATCCGGAGGCATATATAACAGATATGCCTACCTACCGCCGGAAAATTGAGGAAACCATTAAATATGGCGGAGACCAGTTGCTGTTGCAGGGGGGGCACCATCCAGATCTGGGCCTTCAGTTTTATGTAGATACTTTCCGGCAGATCAAGGCCGAATTTCCTGATATCCGTTTACACGCTTTAGGGCCTCCTGAAGTAGCCCATATTACCAAGCTGGAAAAAAGTACTCACAAGGAGGTGTTGCAGGCATTAAAAGCTGCCGGTATGGACTCTTTGCCGGGCGCAGGCGCGGAAATACTGGTAGACCGTGTGCGCCGCCTTATCAGTAAAGGAAAATGCGGGGCACAGGAATGGCTGGATATTATGCATGAGGCCCATAAGCTGGATATTACCACTTCCGCAACCATGATGTTCGGCCACGTGGAAACCATTGAAGAGCGCTTTGAGCACCTGATTAAAATAAGGGAAGTACAAAGCCGCAAGCCTGAAGGAACAAACGGGTTCCTGGCATTTATTGCCTGGACCTTCCAGGATGTAGACACGCTGCTGACAAGAATACGCGGGGTACATAACCTGACAACAACCGAAGAATATATTAAAATGGTGGCCCTAAGCAGGATTATGCTGCCCAATATTAAAAACATCCAGGCATCATGGCTTACCGTAGGGAAGGCTACGGCGCAGGTATGCTTACAGGCAGGCGCTAATGATTTCGGAAGCATAATGATTGAGGAAAACGTGGTAAGCGCCGCAGGAGCCCCGCACCGGTTCACCTACAAATCCATACAGGAAGCCATTCGTGAAGCCGGCTTTGAGCCACAGCTTCGCACACAGAAATACGAATGGCGAAAGATACCTGAGACCATTGTTGAGCAGGTAGTGGATTATTAAGCAGCGGCTCATAGCAGATAGGTCATCGTTCATGGCAGCCAGACCATAATGTATGGCTCCTGGCATAACTACAAAATGTACGTGAAACCATGATGTATTTTTAAAGATGATTCCTATATTCCGTTCTCCGCTATGAACTATAAGCCATGAACTATGAGCCTCAATTTATCTCATTCATGGAACACAAAACCTGATCTACTATGAACAAAAGCTCAAAAAAGTTAATTATCATCGGCGGCGGATTTGCCGGACTAAACCTGGTAATGGCCTTAAAGAATAAACCCGGCATTGAAGTAACGCTGGTTGATAAAAATAATTATAATTTCTTTCCCCCGCTGTTATACCAGGTGGCCACCGGCTTCCTGGAGCCCTCCAGCATCAGCTATCCGTTCCGCCGTTTCCTCAGGGGAAAGCACAATGTGCATTTCAGGATGGCAGAGCTTTTGAAAATTGTGCCCCAGGAAAACAAGGTCATTCTTTCCAACGGAGAATTGTTTTACGATTACCTGGTGCTGGCAACCGGGGCAGAAAGTAATTTTTTTGGAATGGAGAATGTAGAGCGGGAGGCGCTCCCCATGAAAACCTTAAGCGATGCGCTCTATATGCGCAATACCCTGCTGAACCGCCTGGAAGAAGCTACCCGTATCAGTGATATTGACCGGATAAAAAAACTGGCCACTATAGTGGTTGCGGGAGGCGGCCCTACCGGCGTGGAGCTTTCCGGTATGTTTGCAGAAATGCGCACCAAGATCGTTCAAAAAGACTACCCGGAGCTGGCCGGCCGCCAGGTAGGCAAAATTTACCTGGTAGATGGTGGAAATGCGGTTCTGGGGCCGATGTCGGAAAAATCGCAAAAGTATTCAAAAGAATCCCTTGAAAAACTGGGCGTGATCATAAAACTGGGTGTAACCGTAAAAGACTTTAAAGACGATACTGTTTTTCTTTCTGACGGTACCGTT
This window encodes:
- a CDS encoding TerC/Alx family metal homeostasis membrane protein codes for the protein MTHEQITYLVFGVVIVFALIFDLGLLSKRNKVVTIRQALLQTVFWVILSLCFFVFVWWEDGKTFAFEYISAYLMEWSLSIDNIFVFILIFSAFDVKQKHYGRVLLIGILMAIVLRIIFITLGVALVQRFNWVLYIFGAFLLYTGIKMFASKEDGKEKDPHDYAIYKWIKKVIPLVPHDGNGKFAVHENGKKRYTLLFVVVLMLAGIDLVFALDSIPAVMGISRHPMIIYTSNIFAVLGLRSLFFLLRGAVNKFDYLQQGIAIVLVFIGAKMLGEHWLNQWLPKEQQVVLSLGVIVLCITGSILFSIYKKKKEIPDNG
- a CDS encoding HesB/IscA family protein, which gives rise to MTEIAKNTIPGNIYVSESAKKRIKEILAEKEAADEAGYFLRVSVVSGGCSGLSYRLDFDKEQKPMDQVFEDNGVKVVTDMKSLLYLLDTTLEFSEGLSGKGFYFNNPNASRTCACGESFAV
- a CDS encoding NAD(P)/FAD-dependent oxidoreductase, which codes for MNKSSKKLIIIGGGFAGLNLVMALKNKPGIEVTLVDKNNYNFFPPLLYQVATGFLEPSSISYPFRRFLRGKHNVHFRMAELLKIVPQENKVILSNGELFYDYLVLATGAESNFFGMENVEREALPMKTLSDALYMRNTLLNRLEEATRISDIDRIKKLATIVVAGGGPTGVELSGMFAEMRTKIVQKDYPELAGRQVGKIYLVDGGNAVLGPMSEKSQKYSKESLEKLGVIIKLGVTVKDFKDDTVFLSDGTVIPTTTLIWAAGVTARAFEGIPAEAYGRGKRITVDAFNKINGYSNIYALGDTCFQTTDPPFPNGHPQLAQVAIQQAKNLGRNLVRPVESWTPFRYNDKGTMAIIGRNKAVADLQKPKLHFNGFIAWMIWLFIHVMSLLNFRNRLRTLYNWVGAYFTMDQYFRMIIKAEDRKPSKNG
- the mqnC gene encoding cyclic dehypoxanthinyl futalosine synthase, with product MDLQDLYKKAAAFEFLSAEEGVFLYHNAPLAELMFIADELRKKQVPHGKVTWQIDRNVNTTNVCIANCKFCNFFRIPGHPEAYITDMPTYRRKIEETIKYGGDQLLLQGGHHPDLGLQFYVDTFRQIKAEFPDIRLHALGPPEVAHITKLEKSTHKEVLQALKAAGMDSLPGAGAEILVDRVRRLISKGKCGAQEWLDIMHEAHKLDITTSATMMFGHVETIEERFEHLIKIREVQSRKPEGTNGFLAFIAWTFQDVDTLLTRIRGVHNLTTTEEYIKMVALSRIMLPNIKNIQASWLTVGKATAQVCLQAGANDFGSIMIEENVVSAAGAPHRFTYKSIQEAIREAGFEPQLRTQKYEWRKIPETIVEQVVDY